A region of Lycium barbarum isolate Lr01 chromosome 3, ASM1917538v2, whole genome shotgun sequence DNA encodes the following proteins:
- the LOC132633581 gene encoding glutamate receptor 2.8-like isoform X2, whose protein sequence is MGLSCMSMALSDFYSVHSNYSTRLSLHVRDSQGQVIEAAAAGLDLLKDVKVDAILGPETSAEANFLMDLGDRAQVPIISFSVTSPSLHTRTPYFVQAAQGDDTQVGAIAAIVKAFQWSQVVIIYEDSEYGSGIVPYLSNACQDVNAHISYRSVFPVSASDDFVLKELYKMMTLQTRVFVVHMSNNLGARLFLKANEIGMMEKGYAWIITSGLTDLVYLMDSDVAEAMQGVLGVKPLIPKSKQLNSFAHRLKKKSLDKNAGIARADLSIFGLSAYDTLWALAMAAERVGLKEPPKALENSSVNLSVSDLFNFKTSQVGPQLLKAMSETKFEGLTGKFHLVDGKMESSSYQIINVVGNGQKEVGVWIPSLGIRRELNMNITTHHTRSREYIGRIIWPGDSTVVPKGWEVPMSGKKLRIGVPVKAGFADFVRVTSDGQANARIISGFYIDVFKSVMEALPYAVPYELVPFENPDGSSAGTYNDLIYQVFLRNYDAAIGDITITANRSKYVDFTLPFAEGGVLSIVPIMYEDVNDIWAFLRPLKKELWLTSIAFFFLTGLTVWILEHRVSSAFRGPPSQHVGMICYFPFSTLVFAHREKIVNNLARLVVVVWMFVLLILSSTYTASLSSRLTVPKLQPSITDVRELIKNRDFVGCQEGSFIVDFLKKQGFEGSRIRTFTSPDDCDAALSRGSKNGGISAFYDVIPYSKLFLSKHCDKYMTVGPTHRTDGFAFAFPKGSPLVADVSRAVIELTENGKILAMEQNWLKNEPNCAGPDDSMNSITISFQSFKGLFAITGGVTAVCLLIFIASYLYKYRDFHRSISNSRITI, encoded by the exons ATGGGCCTAAGCTGCATGTCCATGGCCCTCTCTGATTTCTATTCTGTTCACAGCAACTACTCGACGAGGCTGTCTCTTCATGTTAGGGACTCTCAAGGACAAGTCATTGAAGCAGCTGCTGCTG GTCTGGATTTGTTGAAAGATGTCAAGGTAGATGCAATCTTAGGTCCTGAGACATCTGCAGAAGCCAACTTTCTGATGGATCTTGGAGACCGAGCTCAGGTCCCCATAATTTCTTTTTCTGTAACAAGTCCTTCTCTTCATACTCGAACTCCTTACTTTGTTCAAGCCGCCCAAGGTGATGACACTCAAGTTGGTGCAATTGCTGCCATAGTTAAAGCCTTCCAGTGGAGTCAGGTTGTCATCATCTATGAAGACTCAGAATATGGCAGTGGCATTGTCCCGTACTTATCTAATGCATGCCAAGACGTGAATGCTCACATTTCATATAGAAGTGTATTTCCTGTTTCAGCAAGTGATGACTTTGTACTCAAAGAGCTATACAAGATGATGACTTTACAGACAAGGGTATTTGTGGTCCATATGTCAAATAATCTTGGTGCCCGGCTTTTTCTGAAAGCCAATGAAATAGGAATGATGGAAAAGGGTTATGCATGGATCATCACCAGTGGACTAACGGATTTAGTCTACTTGATGGATTCTGATGTTGCTGAAGCAATGCAAGGGGTATTAGGTGTGAAACCTCTTATACCAAAATCTAAACAGCTCAACTCTTTCGCCCATAGGTTGAAGAAAAAGTCCCTAGATAAAAATGCTGGCATCGCACGAGCAGATTTGAGCATTTTTGGCTTATCGGCATACGATACATTGTGGGCACTGGCTATGGCTGCAGAAAGAGTTGGATTAAAAGAGCCACCAAAGGCTTTAGAGAATTCAAGTGTTAATCTCAGTGTCTCAGACCTTTTCAATTTTAAGACATCACAAGTCGGTCCACAACTTCTAAAAGCAATGTCAGAGACCAAATTTGAGGGGCTTACAGGGAAGTTCCACCTTGTAGATGGCAAGATGGAGTCATCATCCTATCAGATAATTAATGTGGTTGGGAACGGACAGAAGGAGGTCGGAGTATGGATTCCATCTCTTGGAATAAGAAGGGAACTGAACATGAACATCACAACTCATCATACACGCTCAAGGGAATATATCGGGCGTATCATATGGCCTGGTGATTCAACAGTTGTGCCCAAGGGCTGGGAAGTTCCTATGTCTGGTAAAAAACTAAGAATCGGGGTGCCAGTGAAAGCTGGTTTTGCGGATTTCGTGAGAGTAACAAGCGACGGTCAGGCTAATGCCCGCATAATCAGCGGATTCTACATAGACGTGTTCAAATCTGTCATGGAAGCGTTGCCATATGCTGTGCCGTATGAGCTTGTTCCCTTCGAAAATCCTGATGGCTCTAGTGCAGGAACTTATAATGATCTTATTTACCAAGTGTTTCTTCGG AACTATGATGCTGCAATTGGTGATATAACTATCACAGCGAACAGATCAAAATACGTGGACTTCACGTTGCCATTTGCAGAAGGAGGAGTTCTTAGCATCGTACCAATCATGTACGAAGATGTAAATGATATATGGGCTTTCCTAAGGCCCCTAAAGAAAGAACTCTGGTTGACAAGTATAGCATTTTTTTTCCTTACGGGTCTGACGGTCTGGATACTTGAGCATAGGGTAAGCTCTGCCTTTCGAGGACCTCCTTCTCAACACGTTGGCATGATCTGCTACTTTCCCTTCTCAACGCTAGTATTTGCACACC GAGAAAAAATAGTGAATAACTTAGCTCGACTGGTTGTAGTAGTATGGATGTTCGTCTTACTAATCCTGAGCTCCACTTACACTGCAAGCTTATCATCAAGACTAACCGTACCAAAGCTTCAACCATCGATCACAGATGTCAGAGAGCTCATCAAGAATAGAGATTTTGTTGGCTGCCAAGAAGGCTCATTCATAGTGGACTTCTTGAAAAAACAAGGATTTGAGGGCTCCAGGATCAGGACATTCACTTCCCCAGATGACTGTGATGCAGCCTTGTCTAGAGGAAGTAAAAATGGTGGCATATCAGCATTCTATGATGTCATTCCCTACTCCAAGCTCTTCCTATCCAAACATTGCGACAAATACATGACAGTCGGGCCCACCCATCGCACGGATGGCTTTGCCTTT GCTTTCCCTAAAGGATCTCCTTTAGTTGCTGATGTGTCTCGTGCAGTCATAGAACTAACAGAGAATGGGAAGATACTGGCAATGGAGCAAAATTGGTTGAAGAATGAACCAAACTGTGCAGGACCAGATGACAGTATGAACTCAATCACGATCTCGTTCCAAAGTTTCAAAGGCCTTTTTGCCATTACTGGAGGAGTTACAGCAGTATGCCTCCTCATTTTCATAGCCAGCTACCTCTACAAATATAGAGATTTCCACCGCAGTATCTCGAATTCACGAATCACAATTTGA
- the LOC132633581 gene encoding glutamate receptor 2.8-like isoform X1, which produces MKLILLFSVSLWMCSSFSNSLRTSFQNRTSYFQVGVILDLKSEVGSMGLSCMSMALSDFYSVHSNYSTRLSLHVRDSQGQVIEAAAAGLDLLKDVKVDAILGPETSAEANFLMDLGDRAQVPIISFSVTSPSLHTRTPYFVQAAQGDDTQVGAIAAIVKAFQWSQVVIIYEDSEYGSGIVPYLSNACQDVNAHISYRSVFPVSASDDFVLKELYKMMTLQTRVFVVHMSNNLGARLFLKANEIGMMEKGYAWIITSGLTDLVYLMDSDVAEAMQGVLGVKPLIPKSKQLNSFAHRLKKKSLDKNAGIARADLSIFGLSAYDTLWALAMAAERVGLKEPPKALENSSVNLSVSDLFNFKTSQVGPQLLKAMSETKFEGLTGKFHLVDGKMESSSYQIINVVGNGQKEVGVWIPSLGIRRELNMNITTHHTRSREYIGRIIWPGDSTVVPKGWEVPMSGKKLRIGVPVKAGFADFVRVTSDGQANARIISGFYIDVFKSVMEALPYAVPYELVPFENPDGSSAGTYNDLIYQVFLRNYDAAIGDITITANRSKYVDFTLPFAEGGVLSIVPIMYEDVNDIWAFLRPLKKELWLTSIAFFFLTGLTVWILEHRVSSAFRGPPSQHVGMICYFPFSTLVFAHREKIVNNLARLVVVVWMFVLLILSSTYTASLSSRLTVPKLQPSITDVRELIKNRDFVGCQEGSFIVDFLKKQGFEGSRIRTFTSPDDCDAALSRGSKNGGISAFYDVIPYSKLFLSKHCDKYMTVGPTHRTDGFAFAFPKGSPLVADVSRAVIELTENGKILAMEQNWLKNEPNCAGPDDSMNSITISFQSFKGLFAITGGVTAVCLLIFIASYLYKYRDFHRSISNSRITI; this is translated from the exons ATGAAATTGATCCTACTATTCTCCGTCTCACTCTGGATGTGTTCCTCTTTCAGCAATTCACTAAGGACCAGCTTTCAAAATCGCACTTCCTACTTCCAAGTGGGAGTGATTCTTGATTTGAAGTCAGAAGTTGGAAGCATGGGCCTAAGCTGCATGTCCATGGCCCTCTCTGATTTCTATTCTGTTCACAGCAACTACTCGACGAGGCTGTCTCTTCATGTTAGGGACTCTCAAGGACAAGTCATTGAAGCAGCTGCTGCTG GTCTGGATTTGTTGAAAGATGTCAAGGTAGATGCAATCTTAGGTCCTGAGACATCTGCAGAAGCCAACTTTCTGATGGATCTTGGAGACCGAGCTCAGGTCCCCATAATTTCTTTTTCTGTAACAAGTCCTTCTCTTCATACTCGAACTCCTTACTTTGTTCAAGCCGCCCAAGGTGATGACACTCAAGTTGGTGCAATTGCTGCCATAGTTAAAGCCTTCCAGTGGAGTCAGGTTGTCATCATCTATGAAGACTCAGAATATGGCAGTGGCATTGTCCCGTACTTATCTAATGCATGCCAAGACGTGAATGCTCACATTTCATATAGAAGTGTATTTCCTGTTTCAGCAAGTGATGACTTTGTACTCAAAGAGCTATACAAGATGATGACTTTACAGACAAGGGTATTTGTGGTCCATATGTCAAATAATCTTGGTGCCCGGCTTTTTCTGAAAGCCAATGAAATAGGAATGATGGAAAAGGGTTATGCATGGATCATCACCAGTGGACTAACGGATTTAGTCTACTTGATGGATTCTGATGTTGCTGAAGCAATGCAAGGGGTATTAGGTGTGAAACCTCTTATACCAAAATCTAAACAGCTCAACTCTTTCGCCCATAGGTTGAAGAAAAAGTCCCTAGATAAAAATGCTGGCATCGCACGAGCAGATTTGAGCATTTTTGGCTTATCGGCATACGATACATTGTGGGCACTGGCTATGGCTGCAGAAAGAGTTGGATTAAAAGAGCCACCAAAGGCTTTAGAGAATTCAAGTGTTAATCTCAGTGTCTCAGACCTTTTCAATTTTAAGACATCACAAGTCGGTCCACAACTTCTAAAAGCAATGTCAGAGACCAAATTTGAGGGGCTTACAGGGAAGTTCCACCTTGTAGATGGCAAGATGGAGTCATCATCCTATCAGATAATTAATGTGGTTGGGAACGGACAGAAGGAGGTCGGAGTATGGATTCCATCTCTTGGAATAAGAAGGGAACTGAACATGAACATCACAACTCATCATACACGCTCAAGGGAATATATCGGGCGTATCATATGGCCTGGTGATTCAACAGTTGTGCCCAAGGGCTGGGAAGTTCCTATGTCTGGTAAAAAACTAAGAATCGGGGTGCCAGTGAAAGCTGGTTTTGCGGATTTCGTGAGAGTAACAAGCGACGGTCAGGCTAATGCCCGCATAATCAGCGGATTCTACATAGACGTGTTCAAATCTGTCATGGAAGCGTTGCCATATGCTGTGCCGTATGAGCTTGTTCCCTTCGAAAATCCTGATGGCTCTAGTGCAGGAACTTATAATGATCTTATTTACCAAGTGTTTCTTCGG AACTATGATGCTGCAATTGGTGATATAACTATCACAGCGAACAGATCAAAATACGTGGACTTCACGTTGCCATTTGCAGAAGGAGGAGTTCTTAGCATCGTACCAATCATGTACGAAGATGTAAATGATATATGGGCTTTCCTAAGGCCCCTAAAGAAAGAACTCTGGTTGACAAGTATAGCATTTTTTTTCCTTACGGGTCTGACGGTCTGGATACTTGAGCATAGGGTAAGCTCTGCCTTTCGAGGACCTCCTTCTCAACACGTTGGCATGATCTGCTACTTTCCCTTCTCAACGCTAGTATTTGCACACC GAGAAAAAATAGTGAATAACTTAGCTCGACTGGTTGTAGTAGTATGGATGTTCGTCTTACTAATCCTGAGCTCCACTTACACTGCAAGCTTATCATCAAGACTAACCGTACCAAAGCTTCAACCATCGATCACAGATGTCAGAGAGCTCATCAAGAATAGAGATTTTGTTGGCTGCCAAGAAGGCTCATTCATAGTGGACTTCTTGAAAAAACAAGGATTTGAGGGCTCCAGGATCAGGACATTCACTTCCCCAGATGACTGTGATGCAGCCTTGTCTAGAGGAAGTAAAAATGGTGGCATATCAGCATTCTATGATGTCATTCCCTACTCCAAGCTCTTCCTATCCAAACATTGCGACAAATACATGACAGTCGGGCCCACCCATCGCACGGATGGCTTTGCCTTT GCTTTCCCTAAAGGATCTCCTTTAGTTGCTGATGTGTCTCGTGCAGTCATAGAACTAACAGAGAATGGGAAGATACTGGCAATGGAGCAAAATTGGTTGAAGAATGAACCAAACTGTGCAGGACCAGATGACAGTATGAACTCAATCACGATCTCGTTCCAAAGTTTCAAAGGCCTTTTTGCCATTACTGGAGGAGTTACAGCAGTATGCCTCCTCATTTTCATAGCCAGCTACCTCTACAAATATAGAGATTTCCACCGCAGTATCTCGAATTCACGAATCACAATTTGA
- the LOC132633582 gene encoding uncharacterized protein LOC132633582 isoform X2: MMRDITSRPADSATSSSSEESGAASPLAPGASAPAPPAPQPGAEDRTLREAVQLLTTLVAGQARRRGRRDDDDDDRRDSLRVREFLLCGPPEFYGSKPDEDPHDFIRGMRRSLDLVRASETESVELASHRLRDIAAHWYESWELSRGEGATPATWDEFVTAFTHHFLPPELRRARVDRFLHLQQRGRSVREYNMEFDSLARYAPTIVADMADRMHRYVMGLDRYLIDGCMAVALQTDMDIARLQAYALGMEDRHRADYSSRDRDRRPPKRARSAGYSGEPQGGQPQQYVRQSSQPAQSAPPQSTGEGFDSARYSGASQSFRAPGSQVSRGSSQARPPMPRCSYCGRSHPGKCYRATGACFSCGRQGHMMRDCPMASGSGSTVQPTGSAAGSSSTPSAMRPAGRGMPVQAGRGRGRGGASGSSGPSNRIYALASRQDQEAPPGVVTGTDAQPGDPPV, encoded by the exons atgatgcgtgatattacgtcccggccagccgactctgctacgtcttcatcgtcagaggagtctggagcagcttcaccattagctccaggggcttcagctcccgcgcctccagctcctcagccaggggcggaggacaggacactgagagaggctgtgcagttattgaccactctggtagcgggacaggctcgcagacgcgggcggagagatgatgatgatgacgataggcgtgacagcctgagggttcgagagtttctattatgtggccctccagagttttacgggtctaagcccgacgaggacccccatgactttattcgggggatgcggcgctcactagatttggtcagggcttcagagactgagtctgttgagttggcttcgcatagactacgggatattgctgctcactggtatgagtcctgggagctatccaggggtgagggtgctaccccagctacttgggacgagttcgtgactgctttcactcaccactttttgcccccagagttacggcgggcgcgggttgaccgatttttgcatctgcagcagaggggtcggagtgttcgtgagtataatatggagtttgattctctggcccggtacgcacctaccatagtagcagatatggccgatcggatgcacagatacgtgatggggttagaccgctacttgattgatggctgtatggcggtggcattgcagacagacatggatattgcccgactacaggcttatgctctgggtatggaggaccgacatagagctgattattccagcagagatcgggacaggaggccgcccaagagggccaggtccgctgggtattctggggagcctcaaggcgggcagcctcaacagtatgttagacagtcttctcagccagcgcagagTGCGCCCCCGCAGTCTACCGGAGAGGGATTTGATAGTGCCAGATACTCAGGAGCAAGCCAGAGCTTCAGGGCTCCAGGTTCACAGGTGAGccgaggttccagccaggcgaggccacctatgcctcggtgTTCGTATTGTGGGAGATCTCATCCAGGAAAGTGCTACCGAGCTACgggagcctgtttttcttgcggccgtcagggccatatgatgcgtgattgtccaatggcaagtggttctggtagtacagttcagccgacaggatcagccgcgggttcatcttctactccctcagccatgcgccctgcgggacGAGGTATGCCGGTACAGGCGggtcgcggtcgaggccgtggcggtgcttcaggttctagcggtccctcgaaccgcatatatgcgttggccagccgacaggaccaggaggcgccacCAGGTGTGGTTACAG gtacagacgcacagcctggtgatccacctgtttag
- the LOC132633582 gene encoding uncharacterized protein LOC132633582 isoform X4, which translates to MMRDITSRPADSATSSSSEESGAASPLAPGASAPAPPAPQPGAEDRTLREAVQLLTTLVAGQARRRGRRDDDDDDRRDSLRVREFLLCGPPEFYGSKPDEDPHDFIRGMRRSLDLVRASETESVELASHRLRDIAAHWYESWELSRGEGATPATWDEFVTAFTHHFLPPELRRARVDRFLHLQQRGRSVREYNMEFDSLARYAPTIVADMADRMHRYVMGLDRYLIDGCMAVALQTDMDIARLQAYALGMEDRHRADYSSRDRDRRPPKRARSAGYSGEPQGGQPQQYVRQSSQPAQSAPPQSTGEGFDSARYSGASQSFRAPGSQVSRGSSQARPPMPRCSYCGRSHPGKCYRATGACFSCGRQGHMMRDCPMASGSGSTVQPTGSAAGSSSTPSAMRPAGRGMPVQAGRGRGRGGASGSSGPSNRIYALASRQDQEAPPGTDAQPGDPPV; encoded by the exons atgatgcgtgatattacgtcccggccagccgactctgctacgtcttcatcgtcagaggagtctggagcagcttcaccattagctccaggggcttcagctcccgcgcctccagctcctcagccaggggcggaggacaggacactgagagaggctgtgcagttattgaccactctggtagcgggacaggctcgcagacgcgggcggagagatgatgatgatgacgataggcgtgacagcctgagggttcgagagtttctattatgtggccctccagagttttacgggtctaagcccgacgaggacccccatgactttattcgggggatgcggcgctcactagatttggtcagggcttcagagactgagtctgttgagttggcttcgcatagactacgggatattgctgctcactggtatgagtcctgggagctatccaggggtgagggtgctaccccagctacttgggacgagttcgtgactgctttcactcaccactttttgcccccagagttacggcgggcgcgggttgaccgatttttgcatctgcagcagaggggtcggagtgttcgtgagtataatatggagtttgattctctggcccggtacgcacctaccatagtagcagatatggccgatcggatgcacagatacgtgatggggttagaccgctacttgattgatggctgtatggcggtggcattgcagacagacatggatattgcccgactacaggcttatgctctgggtatggaggaccgacatagagctgattattccagcagagatcgggacaggaggccgcccaagagggccaggtccgctgggtattctggggagcctcaaggcgggcagcctcaacagtatgttagacagtcttctcagccagcgcagagTGCGCCCCCGCAGTCTACCGGAGAGGGATTTGATAGTGCCAGATACTCAGGAGCAAGCCAGAGCTTCAGGGCTCCAGGTTCACAGGTGAGccgaggttccagccaggcgaggccacctatgcctcggtgTTCGTATTGTGGGAGATCTCATCCAGGAAAGTGCTACCGAGCTACgggagcctgtttttcttgcggccgtcagggccatatgatgcgtgattgtccaatggcaagtggttctggtagtacagttcagccgacaggatcagccgcgggttcatcttctactccctcagccatgcgccctgcgggacGAGGTATGCCGGTACAGGCGggtcgcggtcgaggccgtggcggtgcttcaggttctagcggtccctcgaaccgcatatatgcgttggccagccgacaggaccaggaggcgccacCAG gtacagacgcacagcctggtgatccacctgtttag
- the LOC132633582 gene encoding uncharacterized protein LOC132633582 isoform X1 produces the protein MMRDITSRPADSATSSSSEESGAASPLAPGASAPAPPAPQPGAEDRTLREAVQLLTTLVAGQARRRGRRDDDDDDRRDSLRVREFLLCGPPEFYGSKPDEDPHDFIRGMRRSLDLVRASETESVELASHRLRDIAAHWYESWELSRGEGATPATWDEFVTAFTHHFLPPELRRARVDRFLHLQQRGRSVREYNMEFDSLARYAPTIVADMADRMHRYVMGLDRYLIDGCMAVALQTDMDIARLQAYALGMEDRHRADYSSRDRDRRPPKRARSAGYSGEPQGGQPQQYVRQSSQPAQSAPPQSTGEGFDSARYSGASQSFRAPGSQVSRGSSQARPPMPRCSYCGRSHPGKCYRATGACFSCGRQGHMMRDCPMASGSGSTVQPTGSAAGSSSTPSAMRPAGRGMPVQAGRGRGRGGASGSSGPSNRIYALASRQDQEAPPGVVTDLGEPEAWIGNLL, from the exons atgatgcgtgatattacgtcccggccagccgactctgctacgtcttcatcgtcagaggagtctggagcagcttcaccattagctccaggggcttcagctcccgcgcctccagctcctcagccaggggcggaggacaggacactgagagaggctgtgcagttattgaccactctggtagcgggacaggctcgcagacgcgggcggagagatgatgatgatgacgataggcgtgacagcctgagggttcgagagtttctattatgtggccctccagagttttacgggtctaagcccgacgaggacccccatgactttattcgggggatgcggcgctcactagatttggtcagggcttcagagactgagtctgttgagttggcttcgcatagactacgggatattgctgctcactggtatgagtcctgggagctatccaggggtgagggtgctaccccagctacttgggacgagttcgtgactgctttcactcaccactttttgcccccagagttacggcgggcgcgggttgaccgatttttgcatctgcagcagaggggtcggagtgttcgtgagtataatatggagtttgattctctggcccggtacgcacctaccatagtagcagatatggccgatcggatgcacagatacgtgatggggttagaccgctacttgattgatggctgtatggcggtggcattgcagacagacatggatattgcccgactacaggcttatgctctgggtatggaggaccgacatagagctgattattccagcagagatcgggacaggaggccgcccaagagggccaggtccgctgggtattctggggagcctcaaggcgggcagcctcaacagtatgttagacagtcttctcagccagcgcagagTGCGCCCCCGCAGTCTACCGGAGAGGGATTTGATAGTGCCAGATACTCAGGAGCAAGCCAGAGCTTCAGGGCTCCAGGTTCACAGGTGAGccgaggttccagccaggcgaggccacctatgcctcggtgTTCGTATTGTGGGAGATCTCATCCAGGAAAGTGCTACCGAGCTACgggagcctgtttttcttgcggccgtcagggccatatgatgcgtgattgtccaatggcaagtggttctggtagtacagttcagccgacaggatcagccgcgggttcatcttctactccctcagccatgcgccctgcgggacGAGGTATGCCGGTACAGGCGggtcgcggtcgaggccgtggcggtgcttcaggttctagcggtccctcgaaccgcatatatgcgttggccagccgacaggaccaggaggcgccacCAGGTGTGGTTACAG accttggggagcccgaggcgtggattggaaatttactttag
- the LOC132633582 gene encoding uncharacterized protein LOC132633582 isoform X3 translates to MMRDITSRPADSATSSSSEESGAASPLAPGASAPAPPAPQPGAEDRTLREAVQLLTTLVAGQARRRGRRDDDDDDRRDSLRVREFLLCGPPEFYGSKPDEDPHDFIRGMRRSLDLVRASETESVELASHRLRDIAAHWYESWELSRGEGATPATWDEFVTAFTHHFLPPELRRARVDRFLHLQQRGRSVREYNMEFDSLARYAPTIVADMADRMHRYVMGLDRYLIDGCMAVALQTDMDIARLQAYALGMEDRHRADYSSRDRDRRPPKRARSAGYSGEPQGGQPQQYVRQSSQPAQSAPPQSTGEGFDSARYSGASQSFRAPGSQVSRGSSQARPPMPRCSYCGRSHPGKCYRATGACFSCGRQGHMMRDCPMASGSGSTVQPTGSAAGSSSTPSAMRPAGRGMPVQAGRGRGRGGASGSSGPSNRIYALASRQDQEAPPDLGEPEAWIGNLL, encoded by the exons atgatgcgtgatattacgtcccggccagccgactctgctacgtcttcatcgtcagaggagtctggagcagcttcaccattagctccaggggcttcagctcccgcgcctccagctcctcagccaggggcggaggacaggacactgagagaggctgtgcagttattgaccactctggtagcgggacaggctcgcagacgcgggcggagagatgatgatgatgacgataggcgtgacagcctgagggttcgagagtttctattatgtggccctccagagttttacgggtctaagcccgacgaggacccccatgactttattcgggggatgcggcgctcactagatttggtcagggcttcagagactgagtctgttgagttggcttcgcatagactacgggatattgctgctcactggtatgagtcctgggagctatccaggggtgagggtgctaccccagctacttgggacgagttcgtgactgctttcactcaccactttttgcccccagagttacggcgggcgcgggttgaccgatttttgcatctgcagcagaggggtcggagtgttcgtgagtataatatggagtttgattctctggcccggtacgcacctaccatagtagcagatatggccgatcggatgcacagatacgtgatggggttagaccgctacttgattgatggctgtatggcggtggcattgcagacagacatggatattgcccgactacaggcttatgctctgggtatggaggaccgacatagagctgattattccagcagagatcgggacaggaggccgcccaagagggccaggtccgctgggtattctggggagcctcaaggcgggcagcctcaacagtatgttagacagtcttctcagccagcgcagagTGCGCCCCCGCAGTCTACCGGAGAGGGATTTGATAGTGCCAGATACTCAGGAGCAAGCCAGAGCTTCAGGGCTCCAGGTTCACAGGTGAGccgaggttccagccaggcgaggccacctatgcctcggtgTTCGTATTGTGGGAGATCTCATCCAGGAAAGTGCTACCGAGCTACgggagcctgtttttcttgcggccgtcagggccatatgatgcgtgattgtccaatggcaagtggttctggtagtacagttcagccgacaggatcagccgcgggttcatcttctactccctcagccatgcgccctgcgggacGAGGTATGCCGGTACAGGCGggtcgcggtcgaggccgtggcggtgcttcaggttctagcggtccctcgaaccgcatatatgcgttggccagccgacaggaccaggaggcgccacCAG accttggggagcccgaggcgtggattggaaatttactttag